The Salvelinus namaycush isolate Seneca unplaced genomic scaffold, SaNama_1.0 Scaffold2482, whole genome shotgun sequence DNA window TGTCATACAAAAAAACATGTGGAGGCAAGacagatacatttttttattattttttgatTGAAATATAAAGTAATTATTCTATTGTTTTATGTACGTGTTTAAATTGTCAAACTAAAAAAAAAACGATGGAAAAAGCATGATGGATATGATGTTTTATATCCACAATGTCAGAAACCTGCACTTATCTATCCACTGCTTGCTCATATTAGCAACGTAGCCCAGCCTCTGTCACtatcccacctccctctctcatcctgtacCCCGGGGAAACAATAAACACTAGAACCACATCCCACTTGTTGAGAGGGAGTGTATGGGCAGTTCCAGCGTCTTAGGGGGCACTTTCACCTCTATAAAAGAGGAACCCTTTTGTCTGCCCTCACAGACACAGCTGCCCTGCTGAAGGCTGGCATGGCACTGAGAACAGACGTGGTTCTACAGCTGCTGGTGGTGGTGATAAGGGGTATGGCTGCTCCAGCCCCAATCTGCTCTCTGCTGGGCCAACCCGCTCTGCCTCTCCTGTCTGCCGAGGGGGACATCAACATTGGGGCAGTGTTCCCTCTACATAGGAATGCCGTCTTAAaggtccattcattcacctccAGACCAGAGAAAACACCCTGTATCAGGTAGGTGTTGAAAAAAACTGTCTTTGGGAACTTTTAGCTGTTTTGGTATATTTCTCATCAAGAAAGAAATGTTTTGTCTCTCACTGAAATTATGCACAGTGCATAATAACACTATTGTAGATGATCTGTGCATTTATTTTTGGACAAAACAACTATACAAATTGTTTCTGTTATACTAAACACTACTCAACTCATCTCGACCGAGTATATCAGTTTTGCTGGCATATGTGATTGTGGCATATGCGATTCCTGGCTTCAACTAACTTATTTTTTGGTTTGTTACCGCTGTCCAGTTTCGACCCACGTGAGTTCCAGTTTGCACAGACCCTGATCTTTGCCCTGGAGGAGATCAACAACAGCAGTGATCTTCTCCCAGGACTGTCTCTGGGTTACCAGGTCTATGACTCCTGTAGCTATGCCCCCCTTGCCATCCACTCAGCATTGGCCCTGATGAACAGCCCTGGGCCTGAGGACAGCCTGGGAAACCCCTCCTCCTGCTCCAGATCTCCCGCCGTGTTGGGCATTGTAGGGGAGTCAAGCTCCACATCCACCATCGGAATATCATCTCTCGTCGGACCATTCAGCATCCCTGTGGTGAGACACCTTCTGGTTTGGGCTCTTTAgaggtagtataatcaatgtcaGCTATGTATGAAAGATCAATTCAAATCTTCTCGTTTCTTCCACACAGATCAGCCACTTTGCCACCTGTGCTTGTCTGAGTAACAAAAAAAAGTTCCCCTCCTTCTTCAGAACCATCCCCAGTGACTTCTACCAGAGCAGAGCCCTGGCAAAGCTGGTCAAACACTTTGGATGGAACTGGGTGGGAGTGGTGAACAGCAACAATGACTATGGAAACAACGGCATGGCCACATTCCTGGAGGCAGCGTGGCATGATGGGGTCTGTGTAGAGTACCAAGAGTCCATCCACCGCACAGACCCCCGAGAGAAGATCCTGGAAGTCGTCAGGGTGATCCGGAGGGCCACAGCCAGGGTGGTGGTACTGTTCTTGACCTTGGGGGACCTCATCCCCCTGATGAATGAGTTGGCTCTGGAGGGAGACCCAGGGCTGCAGTGGGTGGGCAGCGAGGCCTGGATCACAGCCAGAGTGCTGACGGAGAACAAGGCCTACGGCTTCCTGAGGGGGGCGGTGGGCTTTGCCATCAGGAATGCCAGGCTGGATGGTCTGGAGGGGTTCCTAGACAAGGTGCACCCCTCCCAGGCGCCAGACAACACCCTGCTCAGGGAGTTCTGGGAGACTGTGTTCCAGTGCTCCTTCGAGGGGGGCAGCAGCACGCTGTGCACAGGAACAGAGAGCTTAGCAAAGCTGAAGAACCAATACACTGACATGTCAGAGCTGAGAATATCCAATAAAGTGTACACAGCTGTATATGCCATTGCACACGCTCTACACAACCTACTGACAGACTTAAAGAATGACACAGACAGCGGCAACAGACCAGTCTACACATCACAGCAGGTGAGCAAGCTCCACATACAACAAAACATAAATAACATATTAAATGAATcatcccactctctctgtgtctctctctgtatctctgtgtctctctgtgtctctctgtgtctctctatctctctgtctctctctgtgtctctctctctgtctctttctgtctctctctgtatctctctgtctctctctgtgtctctgtctctctgtgtctctttctgtctctttctgtgtctctctccgtctctt harbors:
- the LOC120039025 gene encoding extracellular calcium-sensing receptor-like; this encodes MAAPAPICSLLGQPALPLLSAEGDINIGAVFPLHRNAVLKVHSFTSRPEKTPCISFDPREFQFAQTLIFALEEINNSSDLLPGLSLGYQVYDSCSYAPLAIHSALALMNSPGPEDSLGNPSSCSRSPAVLGIVGESSSTSTIGISSLVGPFSIPVISHFATCACLSNKKKFPSFFRTIPSDFYQSRALAKLVKHFGWNWVGVVNSNNDYGNNGMATFLEAAWHDGVCVEYQESIHRTDPREKILEVVRVIRRATARVVVLFLTLGDLIPLMNELALEGDPGLQWVGSEAWITARVLTENKAYGFLRGAVGFAIRNARLDGLEGFLDKVHPSQAPDNTLLREFWETVFQCSFEGGSSTLCTGTESLAKLKNQYTDMSELRISNKVYTAVYAIAHALHNLLTDLKNDTDSGNRPVYTSQQVLQYLKEVRFRVKTGEEIWFDANGDVVACYDLVNWQQEENGTLQFHAVGLYDSSMPPEQRITFNKRKLVWAGGQAEAPAAVCSESCPTGTRKAVQKGKPVCCYDCVPCAEGEISNITDSNGCYRCDLDYWSNEKRDRCVLKPVEFLSYEEMMGIVLVFFSLLGSGVTTLVAVVFSVHKDT